From the genome of Maribacter algicola, one region includes:
- a CDS encoding MoxR family ATPase has product MSLNYKEIKTLGALKKAGYQSKRIKDELRDNLREHIKSGAETFTGVWGYEDSVIPELERAILSRHNINLLGLRGQAKTRLARLMVNLLDDYIPVVEGSEINDDPMAPMSRYAKELIAEKGDDTPIAWLPKSERFYEKLATPDVTVADLIGDVDPIKAANLKLSYADDRVIHFGMIPRANRCIFVINELPDLQARIQVSLFNILEEGDIQIRGFKLRLPLDIQFVFTANPEDYTNRGSIVTPLKDRIGSQILTHYPYDIETARKITEQEANLDQRQSEAVYVPDLAKDLLEQISFEARNSEYVDAKSGVSARTSITAFENLLSTAERRALLTGAESTTVRLSDFLGVIPAITGKIELVYEGEQEGADVVAEILIDEAVKSLFPEYFPKINKLQRKDEETPYDELLHWFFQGEGFELIDDFTDEEYKRALDGIPPLNQVVKTHQPDYPKEDVYFLKELLLWGLVSHKKLNKHRFSEGYQFKDLYSSFLKDI; this is encoded by the coding sequence ATGAGCTTGAATTATAAGGAAATTAAAACATTGGGTGCCTTAAAAAAGGCAGGATATCAATCCAAAAGGATAAAGGACGAACTTAGAGACAACCTGAGAGAGCATATAAAGTCGGGAGCGGAAACCTTTACAGGGGTTTGGGGTTATGAGGATTCCGTAATTCCGGAACTGGAACGGGCGATTCTTTCCCGTCACAATATCAACCTCTTGGGACTTCGCGGACAGGCAAAAACCCGATTGGCCCGTTTGATGGTAAATTTGTTGGACGATTACATTCCCGTGGTGGAGGGTTCGGAAATCAATGACGATCCCATGGCGCCCATGTCCCGCTACGCAAAAGAACTGATTGCCGAGAAAGGGGATGACACCCCAATTGCTTGGTTACCCAAAAGTGAGCGGTTTTATGAGAAATTGGCCACACCAGATGTTACCGTGGCCGATTTGATTGGGGATGTAGACCCAATAAAGGCTGCGAACCTAAAACTTTCCTATGCGGATGATAGGGTCATCCATTTCGGGATGATACCCAGGGCCAATCGATGTATTTTCGTGATTAATGAGTTGCCCGATTTACAGGCGCGCATCCAGGTTTCCCTGTTCAATATTTTGGAGGAGGGCGATATACAGATAAGGGGATTTAAACTCAGATTGCCCTTGGACATCCAGTTCGTGTTTACGGCAAATCCTGAGGATTATACCAATCGGGGAAGTATCGTGACACCGTTAAAGGACCGTATCGGTTCCCAAATCCTGACGCACTATCCCTACGATATTGAAACCGCCCGAAAAATTACCGAGCAAGAGGCCAATTTAGACCAAAGACAATCCGAGGCGGTATATGTTCCAGACTTGGCCAAGGATTTATTGGAGCAGATCAGTTTTGAGGCTAGGAACAGTGAGTATGTAGATGCCAAGAGCGGTGTCAGTGCCCGTACGAGCATTACCGCTTTTGAAAATTTGTTGAGTACTGCCGAACGAAGGGCCTTATTGACAGGTGCGGAAAGCACCACTGTGCGGTTGAGCGATTTTCTTGGAGTGATTCCTGCAATTACTGGAAAAATAGAATTGGTTTACGAAGGTGAGCAGGAAGGCGCTGATGTGGTGGCCGAAATCCTGATTGATGAAGCGGTCAAGTCCCTTTTTCCAGAGTATTTCCCCAAGATTAATAAACTACAGCGCAAGGATGAGGAGACGCCCTATGACGAGCTTTTACATTGGTTTTTTCAGGGGGAAGGCTTTGAACTGATAGATGATTTTACGGATGAAGAATACAAAAGGGCCTTGGACGGCATTCCGCCACTGAATCAAGTGGTGAAAACCCATCAGCCAGACTACCCAAAGGAGGATGTTTATTTTTTAAAGGAACTTTTGTTATGGGGTTTGGTATCTCATAAAAAACTCAACAAGCATCGGTTCTCGGAAGGCTACCAGTTCAAAGATCTGTACAGCAGTTTTCTTAAGGACATATAA
- the truA gene encoding tRNA pseudouridine(38-40) synthase TruA, producing the protein MKRTRYYYLIRIQYLGFRYSGWQKQPGRKTVEGMLEKTFKHVLPDAKFKILGSGRTDSKVSALDGVFELFLDDTPLPNFETFLPIFNRNLPPDIRASDIKSVSKDFNIIKNSKSKEYVYLFSYGEKNHPFCAPFLYNVIENLNISLMKEVAAYFVGTHDFSTYTARLKPNTQVIRTVDYCEILENDLIYGSFFPNESYKLVVRGQGFMRYQIRMIMGALIQLGKGELGKQDILDSLNPDIKLRLTTVAPGSGLLLNEVKFD; encoded by the coding sequence ATGAAAAGAACCCGTTACTATTACCTAATACGCATCCAATATTTAGGATTTAGATACAGCGGATGGCAAAAACAGCCTGGCCGAAAGACTGTTGAAGGCATGTTGGAAAAAACATTCAAACACGTACTTCCGGATGCCAAGTTCAAAATTTTGGGTTCCGGACGTACCGATTCCAAGGTTTCCGCCTTGGATGGCGTTTTTGAATTGTTTTTGGACGATACGCCCTTGCCCAATTTCGAAACCTTTTTACCTATCTTTAATAGAAACCTTCCACCGGATATTCGTGCATCGGATATAAAATCCGTTTCCAAGGATTTCAATATCATCAAAAACAGCAAATCCAAGGAATACGTATACTTATTTTCCTACGGGGAAAAGAACCATCCCTTTTGTGCGCCTTTTCTTTACAATGTCATTGAAAACCTTAACATTTCATTGATGAAGGAGGTCGCAGCTTATTTTGTGGGTACGCACGACTTTTCTACGTACACAGCCCGATTAAAACCCAATACACAGGTTATACGAACCGTAGACTATTGTGAAATTTTGGAAAACGACCTAATATACGGTTCTTTTTTTCCCAATGAGAGTTATAAACTTGTGGTTAGGGGACAAGGGTTTATGCGCTACCAAATTAGAATGATCATGGGCGCCTTGATCCAATTGGGAAAGGGCGAACTTGGGAAGCAGGACATTCTGGATTCCCTAAATCCCGATATAAAATTAAGATTGACTACCGTAGCCCCTGGCTCAGGACTCTTATTGAACGAGGTAAAATTCGATTGA
- the corA gene encoding magnesium/cobalt transporter CorA, protein MVKRKIGLPKRKKKVSRVREKVGAAPGTVSYLGTKEKSESLVFVTTYDSEEVETKEHKRLEDILQYQKDPRTSWINVIGITDVRFIEELGQGFALNNLLLEDAVDTDQRAKIDEYDGYIFGVFKMLYLNENDEIVPEHMAMVLMANSVLVFQEVKDDVFNGVRNRINSKSGRIRSRGADYLFFALLDAIIDNYFLVLEQINHRIELLEDEVYADPKPEVAHQIQLLKKEVLKIRRWIFPVKELVSRLIDSESPLIKHDTKLFLRDALDHSLEINETLQIYREMSMSLMEMYMSNMSNKMNEVMKVLTIMASIFIPLTFIAGIYGMNFEHMPELQYKYGYYVVWAVMVLLFIGMMVYFKRKDWL, encoded by the coding sequence ATGGTGAAAAGAAAAATTGGATTGCCCAAAAGAAAGAAAAAGGTATCGCGTGTTCGGGAAAAAGTAGGTGCCGCCCCGGGAACGGTCAGTTATCTGGGTACCAAGGAGAAGTCGGAAAGTCTCGTATTCGTTACCACCTACGATTCAGAAGAGGTAGAGACCAAGGAACATAAACGATTGGAAGATATCCTCCAATATCAAAAGGACCCACGAACATCTTGGATCAATGTTATTGGCATTACGGATGTACGTTTTATAGAGGAATTGGGGCAGGGTTTCGCCTTGAACAACCTCCTTTTGGAGGATGCCGTGGATACGGACCAACGTGCAAAAATCGACGAATATGATGGTTATATTTTTGGGGTTTTTAAAATGCTCTATTTGAACGAAAACGATGAAATTGTTCCGGAACACATGGCCATGGTGCTTATGGCGAACTCCGTGCTGGTGTTTCAGGAAGTCAAGGATGATGTTTTCAACGGGGTGCGGAATAGAATAAACTCAAAATCCGGACGTATACGGAGTCGAGGTGCAGATTATTTGTTCTTCGCACTCTTGGATGCCATTATCGACAATTATTTTTTGGTTCTGGAGCAAATTAATCACCGTATTGAACTCTTGGAGGATGAAGTCTATGCCGACCCAAAACCGGAGGTGGCCCACCAGATACAACTGTTAAAGAAAGAGGTATTGAAAATACGACGCTGGATCTTCCCCGTAAAGGAGTTGGTGAGCAGGCTCATCGATTCTGAAAGCCCCCTGATCAAACACGATACCAAATTATTTCTACGGGACGCTTTGGACCACTCCCTGGAAATAAACGAAACACTACAGATCTACAGGGAGATGAGTATGAGCCTTATGGAAATGTACATGAGTAACATGAGCAATAAAATGAACGAGGTGATGAAGGTTTTGACCATTATGGCGTCCATTTTCATTCCACTGACCTTTATTGCGGGCATCTATGGTATGAATTTCGAACATATGCCGGAACTCCAATATAAATATGGGTATTATGTAGTTTGGGCCGTGATGGTCCTGCTTTTCATCGGGATGATGGTCTATTTCAAACGAAAGGATTGGCTGTAG
- the cysM gene encoding cysteine synthase CysM → MSNSIIDLIGNTPLVESRVLNTNPNVKLYFKMEGHNPGGSVKDRAAYNMIKSGLDSGTLKPTDKLIEATSGNTGIALAMIAGVYGLDIELVMPENSTKERVQTMRAYGAKVTLTPSDVGIEGARDYAENKVKEEGFVMINQFANDDNWKAHYKTTGPEIWKDTQGKVTHFVSAMGTTGTIMGTSTFLKERNKDVQIVGVQPTDNSKIPGIRKWPKEYLPKIFDASKVDTVMEVSEAEAVEMAKRLAKEEGIFSGMSSGGAATVALRLAEQLENGVIVSIVCDRGDRYLSSDLFD, encoded by the coding sequence ATGTCTAATTCCATTATTGACCTTATAGGAAATACCCCGTTGGTGGAATCCCGGGTATTGAATACCAATCCCAACGTAAAACTGTACTTTAAAATGGAAGGCCATAATCCAGGTGGTAGCGTAAAGGACAGAGCGGCGTACAATATGATTAAAAGCGGACTGGATAGCGGCACCCTAAAACCTACGGATAAACTTATTGAAGCCACCAGTGGAAACACGGGCATTGCCCTGGCCATGATCGCAGGGGTATATGGGTTGGATATTGAACTGGTCATGCCCGAAAATTCCACCAAGGAACGCGTACAGACCATGCGCGCTTATGGGGCCAAAGTCACCCTCACTCCTTCCGATGTGGGTATTGAGGGTGCCCGTGATTATGCCGAAAACAAAGTAAAGGAAGAAGGATTCGTCATGATCAACCAATTTGCCAACGATGACAATTGGAAGGCGCATTACAAAACCACCGGACCCGAAATTTGGAAGGACACCCAAGGGAAAGTCACCCACTTTGTTTCTGCCATGGGCACTACGGGCACGATTATGGGAACTTCAACCTTCCTAAAAGAAAGGAACAAGGATGTTCAGATTGTAGGGGTACAACCTACGGACAATTCAAAAATCCCGGGAATACGCAAATGGCCCAAGGAATATTTGCCCAAAATATTCGATGCCTCCAAAGTGGATACGGTGATGGAAGTCAGTGAGGCCGAAGCGGTGGAAATGGCAAAACGATTGGCCAAGGAAGAGGGCATTTTTTCCGGTATGAGTTCTGGAGGGGCGGCTACGGTGGCACTTCGTTTGGCCGAGCAATTGGAAAACGGTGTTATCGTGTCCATCGTGTGCGATCGGGGAGACCGCTATCTTTCCTCGGATCTGTTCGATTGA
- the epsC gene encoding serine O-acetyltransferase EpsC → MSHPSIVEKINLHKKQPNLRFRLKKDTETFTDLLFYTLFDIETPVSENLDKLEAQFDNLVDLACWECQKPCKKIWGNYVQKLPAILEKLNLDAEATVNCDPASLSIEEVYMAYPGFYAIAIYRLAHELYTIGFPLVPRLMTEYAHRQTGVDINPGAQIGDSFHIDHGTGVVIGETAIIKNHVKIYQGVTLGGLYVAKHLQQTKRHPTIEDNVTIYANATILGGNTVIGANSIIGGNAWLTASVPPNSTVYHSPEIKIKTQTDV, encoded by the coding sequence ATGAGCCACCCATCCATCGTTGAGAAGATAAACCTTCATAAGAAGCAGCCCAATTTACGTTTTCGTCTGAAAAAGGATACCGAAACCTTTACGGACCTGCTGTTCTACACCTTGTTCGACATAGAAACCCCTGTATCGGAAAATTTGGACAAACTTGAGGCCCAATTCGATAATCTGGTCGATTTGGCCTGTTGGGAATGTCAAAAACCGTGCAAAAAAATTTGGGGCAATTACGTACAAAAGCTCCCGGCCATTCTAGAGAAATTGAATCTTGATGCGGAAGCCACCGTAAATTGTGATCCCGCTTCCCTATCCATTGAGGAGGTCTATATGGCCTACCCTGGCTTTTATGCGATTGCCATTTATAGGCTCGCCCATGAGCTATATACCATTGGTTTTCCCTTGGTACCCCGATTAATGACGGAATATGCCCATCGCCAAACCGGTGTGGATATCAATCCAGGGGCCCAAATTGGGGATTCCTTCCATATAGACCATGGTACGGGCGTCGTCATTGGTGAAACGGCCATTATCAAGAACCACGTAAAAATCTATCAGGGTGTGACCTTGGGCGGACTGTACGTTGCCAAACACTTGCAGCAGACCAAAAGACATCCCACCATTGAAGACAATGTGACCATCTATGCCAATGCCACCATTTTAGGGGGAAATACCGTTATAGGGGCCAATAGCATTATTGGCGGGAATGCCTGGTTAACGGCTTCTGTACCTCCCAATAGCACGGTGTACCATTCGCCTGAAATAAAAATAAAAACCCAGACCGATGTCTAA
- a CDS encoding DUF2461 domain-containing protein, which yields MSQTVITKNTLDFLNQLKKNNNRDWFEDNKKRFKEQQVGVKKFFQEVMEKLNTHDKIERMKMFRIYRDIRFSKDKTPYKFNFSASYTRMGAERRGGYYVHIQPEGSFIATGFWNPEKEDLHRIRKEFEVDAIEFRSIMENHDFQKIWGNLEGEELKTAPKGFDKEDPNIDLIRRKQYIFMRKFTDQEVLSPNFLDTINESFMAIRPFFDLMSNILTTDLNGESLLD from the coding sequence ATGTCACAAACCGTAATTACTAAAAATACCCTCGATTTTTTGAACCAGCTGAAGAAGAACAACAATAGGGATTGGTTCGAGGATAACAAAAAGCGATTCAAAGAGCAACAGGTAGGGGTCAAAAAGTTTTTTCAGGAGGTTATGGAAAAACTGAACACGCACGACAAAATAGAGCGGATGAAGATGTTCAGGATTTATAGGGATATCCGGTTTTCAAAGGACAAAACACCGTATAAGTTCAATTTCTCAGCCTCTTATACCAGAATGGGCGCCGAAAGAAGGGGCGGTTATTATGTGCATATCCAACCGGAGGGCAGCTTTATAGCCACGGGGTTTTGGAATCCTGAAAAGGAGGATTTGCATAGGATACGAAAAGAGTTCGAGGTAGATGCCATTGAATTCAGGAGCATAATGGAAAATCACGACTTTCAAAAAATATGGGGAAATCTGGAAGGCGAGGAGCTAAAAACAGCGCCAAAGGGTTTTGACAAGGAAGATCCTAACATAGACCTTATCAGAAGGAAACAGTATATATTCATGAGAAAGTTTACCGATCAGGAGGTACTCTCGCCCAATTTTCTGGATACCATCAACGAATCCTTTATGGCCATCCGTCCATTTTTTGATTTGATGAGCAACATCCTGACGACCGATTTAAATGGGGAATCCTTGTTAGACTAG
- a CDS encoding glyoxalase has protein sequence MNDRSQKLLQIRPEIPSAKILPNMSDEERFQNETLRPVIKLQNGLLLASFQNYIVKGKNSFYTLSLENRLNYVINAIQKDIKFRNSLKGMIIGQFTLEEYEAYIKNSSALNKRMMNMVIKRLQDQIQYFEDKVLV, from the coding sequence ATGAACGACAGGTCCCAAAAGTTGCTTCAGATTCGTCCCGAAATTCCTTCAGCAAAAATTCTCCCGAATATGAGCGATGAGGAACGTTTTCAAAACGAAACGTTACGCCCGGTAATCAAACTACAAAACGGTTTGTTGCTGGCTTCCTTTCAAAATTATATCGTGAAAGGCAAGAATTCCTTCTATACTCTAAGTTTGGAGAACAGGTTGAACTATGTAATCAATGCCATCCAAAAGGATATCAAATTCCGGAATTCTTTAAAAGGAATGATTATCGGTCAGTTTACCTTGGAGGAATACGAAGCCTATATCAAAAACTCATCGGCCCTGAACAAAAGAATGATGAATATGGTCATCAAAAGGCTTCAAGACCAGATCCAATATTTTGAGGACAAGGTACTAGTCTAA
- a CDS encoding acyl-CoA thioesterase: protein MRFHTRKLVKPEDLNSNGTLFGGKVLAWIDEEAALYSIIQLENSKIVTKYMSEINFMSAAKQGDIVEIGVQVVKFGKTSLTLNCEVRNKMNHETIVTVDNIIMVNLGDDGKPAPHGKTKIEFVKDRLAASETS, encoded by the coding sequence ATGAGATTCCATACTAGAAAATTGGTAAAGCCGGAAGACCTGAATTCCAACGGAACGTTGTTTGGTGGAAAAGTATTGGCCTGGATTGATGAGGAAGCCGCCCTATATAGTATTATACAACTGGAAAACAGTAAGATAGTCACCAAATATATGTCTGAAATCAATTTCATGAGCGCCGCCAAACAGGGCGACATCGTTGAGATTGGCGTACAGGTCGTAAAGTTTGGCAAAACTTCGCTAACCTTGAACTGTGAAGTTCGTAATAAGATGAACCACGAGACCATTGTCACCGTGGACAATATAATCATGGTAAACCTTGGGGATGATGGAAAACCCGCCCCTCATGGTAAAACAAAGATCGAATTCGTTAAGGACCGATTGGCAGCTTCGGAGACTTCCTAA
- a CDS encoding dipeptidase, producing MKRYIYILGVLAVMACKEEKPMAVESLEEKAMRIHENVITLDTHDDINVANFTDSINYTQRLNTQINLPKMEEGGLDVAWLIVYTGQDTLTAEGYTKGKENAMAKFDAIHRLCEEIAPDKINLALTSEDVRRIHAEGKKVAMIGVENAYPMGEDLTEFERYHELGARYVSLAHNGHSQFSDSNTGEADSIWLHNGLSELGKRAVKEMNRLGIMVDVSHPSKEAMKQMIALSKAPIIASHSSARALCDHSRNLDDEQLMLMKENGGVVQTVAFSSYLNTEKHEARAAYMKEVYEQIADSLGIEWYERSQFRSLTDEQRAVFMENYPKVTQMGQELVKSRKDAPEAVNVADFVDHIDYMVKLIGIDHVGISSDFDGGGGIDGWSDASETFNVTLELVKRGYTEEEIAKLWSGNLLRVLDQVQAVAKTMS from the coding sequence ATGAAGCGATACATTTATATTCTGGGCGTTTTGGCCGTAATGGCCTGTAAAGAGGAAAAACCAATGGCGGTGGAATCATTGGAAGAAAAAGCCATGAGAATCCATGAAAATGTCATTACGCTGGATACGCATGATGATATCAATGTGGCGAACTTTACGGACAGTATAAACTATACCCAACGCCTTAACACACAGATAAATCTGCCCAAAATGGAGGAAGGCGGCCTGGATGTTGCATGGTTGATCGTTTACACGGGCCAAGATACCTTAACGGCGGAAGGATATACCAAAGGAAAGGAGAACGCGATGGCCAAATTTGATGCCATCCATAGACTTTGCGAAGAGATAGCACCTGATAAAATAAATCTGGCACTGACATCTGAAGATGTAAGGCGTATCCATGCCGAAGGAAAAAAAGTGGCCATGATCGGGGTTGAGAATGCCTATCCCATGGGAGAGGATTTAACGGAATTTGAACGCTATCATGAACTTGGGGCCAGATACGTTTCATTGGCCCATAATGGACATAGTCAATTCAGCGATTCCAACACGGGCGAAGCTGATTCCATTTGGTTACATAATGGTTTAAGTGAATTAGGTAAAAGGGCTGTAAAAGAGATGAATAGACTTGGAATAATGGTGGACGTTTCCCATCCGTCCAAAGAAGCAATGAAGCAAATGATCGCCTTGTCCAAGGCCCCGATAATCGCATCCCATTCCTCGGCAAGGGCACTCTGCGATCACAGTCGAAATCTGGATGATGAACAGTTGATGCTGATGAAGGAAAACGGCGGGGTGGTGCAAACCGTTGCTTTCAGTTCCTATCTAAATACCGAAAAGCACGAGGCCCGGGCCGCTTATATGAAAGAAGTGTACGAGCAGATTGCCGACTCCCTAGGTATTGAATGGTACGAACGTTCTCAATTTAGAAGCCTTACGGACGAGCAAAGGGCCGTGTTTATGGAGAATTACCCCAAGGTCACCCAAATGGGACAAGAACTGGTCAAAAGTAGGAAGGATGCCCCTGAAGCTGTCAATGTTGCGGACTTTGTGGACCATATCGATTACATGGTGAAATTGATAGGTATAGACCACGTGGGTATTAGCTCCGATTTTGACGGCGGTGGCGGAATTGATGGGTGGTCCGATGCTTCGGAAACCTTCAATGTTACCTTGGAACTTGTAAAACGTGGATACACCGAAGAAGAAATCGCCAAACTCTGGAGCGGAAATCTCCTACGGGTACTGGACCAAGTACAGGCTGTCGCCAAGACCATGTCCTAA
- a CDS encoding response regulator → MDGVQTENLLNQLKHLESSLSSFSFESLNANEAASLKSSFKAFSHLLEEKIQNPNDPIPIIKKNNNSKGEGNAAEAHAKDNKFIAHISHEIRTPLNGIIGFTNLLREDGLNESQSKKVDAIYMASQNLMEIINEVLEYSKLSSGMEDFMSVDFNLHALINDVIFLCQTLLVDRNVDLQLKIDAKVPGILVGDPSRLSQILLNLMGNAIKFVEKGFIRLGITLLEQDQEDFKLQFSVEDSGIGMSKEQLGDVFKCFKQANGNIYQKYGGTGLGLCIVKELVERQGGEISVESFLGKGSTFKFTIPYRKGNSKNIPLKSSGKVTAVKGKEVLNGTKILVFEDNPLNQHLIKEQLDKWGCRVYVTSNVDNGLGILRTQQIDLILMDLKMPGLNGFQITEIIRGDAHMEQVPIIAVSADYTATDEEKCIASGINDFLLKPYTLDELLKKLLKAINQTALSKNSKDLLRRSVITGKASAAVDLLGVLEDCCGEISVLEELIRLFKQNVYEFIGTVKINIKQNNLKEIGFAAHKLKAGIKMLQLENLVSIVMDMQTYSEEGNEIKLRALFDEFLIRYPKYEKEIDTSLSILKTQKED, encoded by the coding sequence ATGGACGGTGTACAAACAGAAAACTTACTGAATCAATTAAAACATTTGGAATCAAGCCTTTCCAGCTTTTCATTTGAATCGCTAAATGCAAATGAGGCCGCTTCGTTGAAGAGTTCCTTTAAGGCATTTTCTCACCTATTGGAGGAAAAAATCCAAAATCCAAATGATCCCATTCCCATCATTAAAAAAAACAATAACTCTAAGGGGGAAGGTAATGCAGCGGAGGCCCACGCTAAGGATAACAAGTTCATTGCGCATATCAGCCACGAAATACGAACTCCATTGAACGGAATCATAGGTTTCACCAATCTCTTGCGAGAGGACGGCCTCAACGAAAGCCAATCCAAAAAAGTAGACGCCATATATATGGCCTCACAGAACTTAATGGAGATAATCAATGAAGTTTTGGAATATTCAAAGCTCTCTTCGGGCATGGAGGATTTTATGTCTGTCGATTTCAATTTACATGCCTTGATAAACGATGTTATTTTTCTGTGCCAGACCTTGTTGGTGGATCGGAACGTGGATTTGCAATTGAAAATAGACGCTAAAGTTCCAGGGATTTTGGTGGGAGACCCTTCAAGATTGTCCCAAATACTTCTAAACCTAATGGGGAACGCCATAAAATTTGTGGAGAAGGGATTCATTCGGTTAGGGATTACTCTTTTGGAACAGGACCAAGAGGATTTCAAGCTGCAATTTTCAGTGGAGGATTCTGGCATTGGCATGTCCAAAGAGCAGCTTGGTGATGTATTCAAATGCTTTAAACAGGCCAATGGGAATATTTATCAAAAATATGGTGGCACGGGCCTTGGACTTTGTATTGTAAAGGAATTAGTGGAAAGGCAGGGAGGTGAAATATCCGTAGAAAGCTTTTTGGGTAAAGGATCAACCTTCAAGTTCACCATCCCATATAGAAAGGGAAATTCCAAGAACATTCCCCTAAAATCTTCCGGAAAGGTTACGGCCGTTAAGGGAAAAGAAGTGCTTAACGGTACCAAAATTTTGGTTTTCGAGGACAATCCCTTGAACCAGCACCTAATCAAGGAACAATTGGACAAGTGGGGTTGCAGGGTTTACGTAACCTCCAATGTGGACAACGGTTTGGGGATATTGAGGACCCAGCAAATCGATTTGATCTTGATGGACCTGAAAATGCCCGGACTAAACGGTTTTCAAATAACCGAAATCATAAGAGGAGATGCGCATATGGAACAAGTGCCCATCATTGCCGTAAGCGCGGATTATACCGCGACGGATGAAGAGAAATGCATTGCTTCCGGTATCAATGACTTTTTATTGAAACCCTATACCTTGGACGAATTGCTGAAAAAGCTTTTAAAGGCCATAAACCAAACCGCTCTTTCAAAAAATAGTAAGGACCTGTTGCGTAGGAGCGTAATTACAGGAAAGGCTTCTGCCGCAGTCGACCTATTAGGAGTTTTGGAAGATTGTTGTGGCGAAATCAGCGTTCTGGAAGAACTCATACGTTTGTTCAAACAAAATGTATATGAGTTTATAGGTACGGTAAAAATCAATATCAAACAGAACAACCTCAAGGAAATAGGCTTTGCGGCCCATAAATTAAAGGCAGGTATCAAAATGCTGCAACTGGAAAATCTGGTGAGTATTGTGATGGATATGCAGACGTATAGTGAGGAAGGCAACGAAATAAAGCTTCGTGCCCTCTTCGATGAATTCCTTATACGGTATCCTAAGTATGAAAAGGAGATCGATACATCCCTTTCCATACTAAAAACGCAAAAGGAAGACTGA
- a CDS encoding response regulator transcription factor, which yields MMNVLLADDDDLLASLLGFRLKKGGYSVHHTSNGKEVKEYLKTNRPDIIVSDIMMPYFSGIELINYVRKDLSLDTPIIIISSAGNEENVLSAFELGANDFISKPFSPSELMVRLARELKKT from the coding sequence ATGATGAACGTATTATTGGCGGATGACGATGATTTACTGGCGTCCCTTTTAGGGTTTAGGCTTAAAAAGGGTGGGTATAGCGTACACCATACCTCCAACGGCAAGGAGGTTAAGGAGTATTTAAAAACCAATAGACCCGATATCATCGTGAGCGATATTATGATGCCCTATTTTTCTGGAATCGAATTGATCAATTATGTACGAAAGGACCTTTCCCTGGATACGCCAATAATCATTATTTCCTCTGCAGGTAATGAAGAAAATGTATTAAGTGCCTTTGAATTAGGTGCGAACGATTTTATCTCGAAGCCCTTTAGTCCATCGGAATTAATGGTCCGGTTGGCACGTGAACTAAAAAAAACATAA